The Periophthalmus magnuspinnatus isolate fPerMag1 chromosome 17, fPerMag1.2.pri, whole genome shotgun sequence sequence ataaaccccatggaCCGAAGAGATTTCTAGTGAGGGCGCATGTGCAGGAGACAACAACAGCAGCTTCATGTTTCAAATGATTAGATGTTATTTGGAAATATAGAcagtcatttaatcaaacagtGAGCTATTTTCAGGCCTAGTTTGTGTAAAATGGAGGATCCGGACAGAACAATGAAGTGACAGTGGCTGGGGCAGCTAAGAGCCACAGTCTGGTCAGAGACGTCTGATCTGTGACCCGTGTGTTTATGAAGGAGCGACAGCGTTAGTGGAATAACATGAATATTACACATGTGTAGAGGAACATGTGGCTGTTCTGGACCTGCACCAATAAAGGACGTTTCCTCAAGAAAGAACATggttttgatttgcatctgtgaggtgagtgtgagctctctgtctgacctgtgcactgTTGTTAGCAtctcttcataaatatacattttgagTAGTAAGTGCATTACACATGTGTAGGGAGAATTACATAGATAACAATAGTACTGAAGGCTCAACTGCATAAATGAGGTGTAGGAGGAGGACAAATCTGTGAATAAATAGCCCAATCCAAAATGTTAACTTCTCTAATTTGACTCTAAATGGCTcagtatatatacatttaatgtcagtaaaaataaatgcagtaaTTTGCAAGGCactttgtataaaaagtggtgttattaAATTGTTGAGTATTGATGTTCACCTCAAGAGCTGACCCATAAAGGCCACCGCACACTACTGAAATCTACCATATGAAATGTCTATAAACAaaactccagcagagggcgctgacTGAGGAGTGAGGGATTATCATGATGTCTTGTtatgtggactttaaaaacataaagggGCTTCACGGATTACCACAATATGTAGCAGTGTGAGGAAAGCATTTTGAGAGCAGTGATAAGGATACGTTATATaattacatggttaaaagttcaaaacAGTCTTCCAGTAttgtagaataaaataaaaaacagtaaaataattgTCTACATGTGTGACAAGTTATCATTAAgtaacaaaaacttaaaaatctCACCGACTGCTGCGGCGATCAGCACCTTGCCCAGGAACAGCAGAACATCAGTGAGGCGATCCACCACTGCCACCCTGTGGCCAAGTGAAAGTGTAAATGTACTGGAATACTGTATTATCACTACAGGTGTTTACgatagttacttcccaacagcTGTTACCTGACCACGTTCCTCATCAGGAGGAAGAAGGCGTTGCGTGCAGATGTACAGAAGTTCTTCCCATACAGAGCCACCTGGTGGGTTTCAACACaactgcattacataaagaCAGAGTCTTACACACTCCATGatcaaaacatattaaaacataaactataAAACATGTGTCTGATTTCACATTCTGCCCCATGTGTACATGGGTTTCCTTCCTTATATCACAAGTAGTCAAAAGAACTGAAGGAAACGAGACTGCCAATCTATGCCATCAACCTCggattttataaaataaatttccccaaaaaatgtgacttatactccagtactaCTTATATGTGTTTTTCGCTGGTGCTACTTATATTCCAGAGCAacatatagtccggaaaatacggtactagcCAAGCTGACGAGTCTGTCCCTGTACTgttctgtgttttcttttcacTGGATCATTTTCAAATCTACCTTTACTCACTACTATGATTCCATTAACACATATATCACATATATCAAAAGCAGTAGTTTCCTGGAGAGAATGGACCATGAGACAATGGTGCTTTACCCATGCCCTCTAGTGTCAAAAGTAAGTAGTCCCTTCTCTTACCATAATGTAGGCGTTATGGTTCATGTAGCGGAGGAATCTGTCCAGGCACCAGAAGCAGCAGCTCAGACAGCAGAGGACAAAGTGAGACACTGAGTTGTTCAGCCCTGGACACAAGCACACACTGGTCACTCTAATGGACATTAGACTATGGGACAATATACTTAAAGGACAAATATTATCGATTGATTGTGTTGTAGTTAACCGTTAAACATGCTAGTGAGTACCTTTACTTTGACATCTCTTGTTTTAGAACTTTAGAAGAAATAGTAAAAAGATGATAGGTACCATATTTCCACAGCTGTGCTCCTTATACTGGGAtctggcagcagagggaattaccattgaaaaaacaaagcaacaacTCCAGTTAGCAACCTTTTCTGACATGCTACACAAGCACACAGTGGTAATGAACCAGAATGGACACACAGGAGGCCTGATCACTGGACTTTTACCTGTGAAGTAGCAATCCTCATGAATTGAAATACAATTCAAAGAACAGAAATTGTGCAAAAttgttttttaaccatgttataccaATGTTCtgttattttgctttattcatgcttgtttGACAAATCCGTGTTTAGTAGGACCACTCTCattaagttgtttgtttttaagttaataaaataaatcaaaatctgagCATTTCCACTGTCAAATCCCGTTCATTGTGACTGACTGCCTCTGTTAGCATGTTGGAAACAGTTATTAACCCTCGTtgagatgttttaaatgttattccgtctgctgccagtagatagTGTCCTAACCATTTTTGCagaaacactgtaaaaacaagATGTCTACCATCAGAAGACAGACTAAAACAAGAAGCAAAGATACTCAAGAAATGCCTTAAAGCcaacaacaatacaaataatgcataatatttgttctttgaCATAGTGGCTGGAAGAGTAGTAGATTCAGGTAGGCATTTAATTATAGACACAGTTAAACCCCATTTGGAGCTCAGGAGTGAGTTGTACCTTTGAGCTTGGTCTCCAGGTACTCCAGCAGGATGCGCACAAACTGTACCagagacaagaccaaagagccgAAGGCCAGAGAGCCGATGTGGTAcctgcacacaacacaacaggatAATCACTGTCAGTCTGGCCTGTTCTGCCATGGTGAACACAGCATCACCTCAGCTTTATCAACATCATTTGAATTATCAGTGTAACACacagctgccatgttccaaataggaagtgcatTGGTGCAAATTGGTTCCATCGACTCCGGCTCCAATCTAATCCTTTTGAAAAATGTAACTGCTGTTATCAGGCTTCCTATTCTGtgctaaaatgttcttattttaaccagctctacatgatcctggtgttattTAGCTATTTGTCCATAAACCAAAATAtcgacattaataacagaccaatcaggtgtcttctttcctcgaggtctgCCAGTGTTATCATCAGATTTGATCGACAGCTATTGTGCctcgttgctaagtgcccgctccctgtcAAATCAGCAGTCCAAGTTGAAGGGGTGATACTCTCAACAGCCTCGATcctgactggctctttggttgcgcACTcaaaattctaaatatggaacttggctccattGCCATGACTGGTTTCATTTGGTTCCAGCTAAATGCtatggttgacgtcacactccctcagtccacagTGAGAATTACCATCAAAATCAACATCAACGTGTCACCTTACTGATACTTTACATCaggggggtgtgatgctaactggaggcgcTGCTCTGTTTGaggctctgttactcaagttagactttaatctgaggtttaATTTAATGCCATCTGACCAGAGAGAGCTGGCTTAGTTGAAACTTCAACAGCTGAGATGATTTgttctgttaaacaagtctgtcaGACATTAGCCaaaagtttttcagttagtcactctcacttttttgttgaaaatcaaactcttaaacaggaccatggacgCTATTGatcacaaagttaaaaaacacaaatcttaaAACTTTATTGGCAATGTTTGCTAATGTATACACTGTGTCATCATGCTATCTGCTGAATAtttcaccatagacatacatgcagaaccctccagtatgatgtcactgcaaaatatcaattgtTATATCATCATAATCTTCTTTATTCTAATCTCCATTGTGTAAATCTCCTGCTCAATGCCACCTCAGTATAATGCAGCACTGTATTTCTGTAATGTACCTGAGTGCCCGGCTGAAGGAGGAGTAGACAGGACATGGGGGGAGGTCCTGGGGTCTTCTCTGGGCCCAGTAGTAGGAGGCAAAAGCCCCGGCTAAGGTGCACTGTTCCAAGGCAAGGCTAAAGTTGAGCAGCCAGAGGAAAACTATCAGATTGGCTATCTGCAGAAGAGGCAGGTGTCTGTGGAAGGGCGTCTCTCCCCCGTAAAAGGCGAAGAGGCACTGAGCTCCAGCacaggagggggcgctgtgcacAGAAGAGCGGCTGAAGGTCTGGACAAAACATAAGTGTCAGTGTGCTGTCCTAGACTTTCAATGTGTATTTTATGGGGGCTAACCTAGAGGTGGCAGAAGTGTGTGTATTATTAGGTCAACAACGTGGTTTAAAGGCCTAAACTaactctgatctatgttgtaatgttgtttcctcataactggagttgtcttttgtttcattcacacatgttggaggattactcagatgtgtttttaacataggttaaagctcacgagagtcaattttgcataatataggacctatgAAGCTCAGATATTGGTTTAAATAGGTTATGATTAGGGTTTATATATAACGAGGCCACTACTCGCTGTCTTCATCTAATTAGTAAACATCTGTCTTCTGCAAACTGGTAAGACAGAGCCATGTGAGTCACTATTTCACGATTTgggatgagagctgattggctgtccaAGAGTAGTCCATTATGTTTCACTTGTCtatctgaaaaagctgttctaaagctgtgctagTGGCAAAGAAATTCATGCATGCGAATACTAGGGCCATAGTCCTTTAgtcgtttagtcgattaatcggctGATAAAGTCCTAGTCaagcaaaatttgtattagtcaaataatcattttatttagattctaaggtttatatgggacaacagctgaaaggagaagtgagcggatgagttagctgaagatttggtactttttggtatttatatgtaaaaaggctgATTAACTCATGACtcaagtttaatctgcctttgtaaaaatacactgattcctagtactttttctgcataaatagtagttttttaaTGAACTCTAGTGacgtgtagtcttgtgagtgtagtttgggtcagatacatacagatacataatagttttgagaacttttgccACTCCCCTTATTATTCGACGAATTGATTGGCAGAACATGTGTATGCGTGTATGCGTGTCTGATTGACCTCTGGGTTGCAGGTGCTGTTGGCCTGAGGACAGCTTTCGTCTGGAGCCATAACTTTGTACACAGCCTCGCCTGAAGAGGACAGGTGTCTGACACTGCAACTCAGGAAAATGTATGTATCTATGTGCATATATATGGAAGGTGAAACATACTGCACAGAAGCACGGGATGGACCTTCATTTCAGTAGCACCTTTAGCACAACTACAAGTTCTTCTTCTATCACTTTGTCTCCTACCAGAACTGCTACTACTGATGGTTCTATTCCTGGTTCTGCTCTGGTTCTGCTCTGATCCAGCCTGTGTGGACATCTGTCAAAGGATACACAGCAGTGAGGGCCCAGTAGGCCACACAGGAGGTCAGCAGGATGAAGGTGACCACAGGGTAAAAAAGTGTAGAGGTGATGCGCCCGATGGCCCTGTCACACACATAAGTATGAAGACCAAAAATGCATTCTATTATGTTTTATCTGTTGTTGTTCCCttgctgtgtgtttttatgtgtgtgctTGTTTACTTGCTGGCCTCTCGGAGCAGTGCGATGGCGATGCGCACCCTCCTCCTCATGAAGAGCAGAACCAGTAGAACAGCCACTTCAGCTGAGCCCAGACACACCACTGCACAGGAGGGACAACCATAAGACaggatacataaaaataaagcacAGGTGTTAAAGTAAATCTGGATAAAAAGTGAGTGAATCTTTTGGAGCTAGCTCTTAACTCACAGAGGAGAGTCCATGTCTGCTGCAGCTGTAGGTACAACTGCAGGTCAGTGTGAAGGCCCAGCTCAGTGATGGTCACCTCAGAGCCAGGACTGTTCCTCAGACGGGACAGCTCCAGGACACACACCCAAattcctgcacacacacacaaccacatcaactggaggctctgcagatctaggttttattatagttttctttaaaggtcctatattacagaaaAATTACTCCTTTcagattttagccatgttataatgttgttacctcatcaaaaacatagctggagttgtgttttatttccttcacacatgtttgaataatcctgcattattagtcttctacatctccaaagctcaaaacgctctgttccaccttgtgatgtcattaagctgaagttttcaagttaacagctacattttaccctttgcttagtagagattggatattccaaggctgaaattatccaattttttctagtgaagggagaatatggagtttgaaaacagagtggagcacctgtattaccacatgacatcacaaggtggaacagagtgtcttctgtttgagagaagaactcagcctaaatatgcagggattgtgtgttaaacatgtgtgaatgaaacaaaacctagGTATattttttgataaggaaacattacAATAACACAGATGTGAAactagtgtaatataggccctttaaaggtcctctgtgtaacttttaggTGAAGGTGCctgcagtgttccacagtatggcattaaacatatattagaaacaagcaggtgatgtcactAGGCCAGGTTAcgggtcagatcagtggagaaaaaAATGTCTATGAATAAATGCCTACGtttacagagacaagcaggtggcagaccccaacaccagaaaagttctatgatgcatctttaatgttaccatgtgtgtatttatgtttcAGTATTGAGACCTGCTCAAATGGGTATCTGGTTTCAATAGAAGTTATGCactgacatcattttatttgaaaagtgCCCCTCAACATTCTGATAGCgtggcactgaggcagaactatgaacagcacaacaaacaaaaatctttCTTTGGCTTTTTCTGCCTCATTTTGTCCATGgagcaattttatttttcacctcAAATTATCTTTATACGGCAAAATGGAAACTAAAACTATTTTCCTGTTACTGCTGTGACTGTGCAGAGCTTAAGGGGAGATAACGGACACttcaacctgatcatttctattattacaCCTTATAAATCACTATATTACAACCAAAATCTgaataacaatattaattttagctgtcccccatctgtattaagtCCTGTGACGTCATACAAAACCCAGCAATAGTTTtgcatcaattagtatctgggaATTCATGTTTGTGAAGCTGAATCTTTATCAGCATCAGAGTGAGTACAGACCGTAGGCCAGCAGCAGGATGAAGGCCAGGATGGTGACCCAAAGCAGAAGACCAGCTGTAAACCTCAGGACCAGGATGAAGATCAGGCTGACCACCAGAGCCATCAGGAGCCCCCTGGAGGACAGCACAGGTAACACAGCGCCACAAGGCACAATAGCAGTCTTTGGTATTTGGTCTGGTCTTACATGAGGATCCAGAACCAGGACTTGGCGTAGTCCTCCATGATCTTGAGTCCCATCTCTCTGGTGTCCAGCAGGCCTGTGATCCCCCTGCAGGACACAGATGGtagatggttaaaaaaaaaaaaaaatcagttgaaAATGGCTTGAACTCTGAATAACTCTCtagatttgagtagttttgacaaaatttgaattattttgtcagTTGGTCAAATCTAGATCAGGGttattaagcaaaattgactttttggagccttCTACCAtcttataacgttgttccctcatcaaaaacatgcttgaagagggtTTAGATGTACATGAGATGTACATGTACAACCatagtttatgtagaacaaagGACAGTTATTTTTCTAACAGTATTGGAACTCTCCTATactatttgcagcagtaaacagattaacaaccCTCCAGCTCCGCTGCCGCTAGAACAAATTTCCACATCTGTGCAATGattttgcagtattctttaatgttaaggttcagggcattaacaTTGCCATccattccacaacacaaattaCACCCCTACTGCCACCTAGACCtagcaaagtctcagtcttgatctcattagatctgagtgctgcctttgacactgtggatcttgggatcctcttacagagactagaggactgggtgggcatctctggtactgcactaaactggttcaagtcctaccTAGAAGACatggagtactttgttgaaatgtgtctcagataaaacaTCCCTGAcatgtggggtgccccaggggtcaatcctgggacccttgttgttcaatctctacatgctgccattaggccagttaatacacagcaataatgtgtcctaccacaactatgcagatgacactcagatgtgtctcactggcagcaggtgaatatggaccagtggattcactctgccactgcacccaacagatcagtgtgtggatgtaaaacaACTTTCTGCAGcaaaactcagacaagactgaagtcatcatctttggcccacagaaacaaagagaaagtgtcagcagtcacctccagtctctctctctaaaaccttcaaatcagactaCAAATCTAGGgttaataatggactcagacttgaactttaacagccacatcaaatcagtaccatctgcagctttttaccatccaaaacatttcaaaaatcaaaggtatactaaaccagacttggagagacttatccatgtatttgtccccagtaggttagactactagcctttaaagcagttctgcttgtgtacaacatggcccagcaccaaagtacatctctgacatgtcagtgccatatgaaccatctcacactctaagGACCTCAGGGTCTGCCCAGAGTCAAGAccaaacatggggaatcagcattttttgcatctaaaacctgaaacagccTTTGAGCATTTTAGTGATCTCCTCTGGACCCTGTTTGAACACTCCTtaaggttagctgtaagattctgtagaATGCTCAGCTCACAAGCCATGCTCGCCCTTGTCTTcagaaaatataacatttttaaaacaataaaagctaacatggtgatcaaaatgttatgtgttagcagttaatactccatagaagtaaaaagacagaaataccTTAAAGAGGTGGGTCCTCTTTAAGATATTTCctaataattttaataaaaatagcaaaaaaaataaataatcataaataaataataaatatcataatagtgataataaaaaagataaaataaatggacagacaattcagtttaaaaaatgtaacaaataaaatagCTAGAGTAATTCAATTACACTCAATATGTCAgctcaaaagtaaaaaagataaatagtataaatataaatagtaagataaatatttactatgataaatagtaaaaaaaaaaaaaaaaaccctcctgAAATCAagttaaatatttgttatttaagtCACATAGAGGCCCTTTTGCAGTACGTGATCAGGGCAGTATGTGATAAGGGCAGTACCTGGCGGCCTCCTGCAGCTCTGAGACGCTCCGAGCTTTTTCCAGTGCATCCACAAACTGAGTCTTGTTGGCCACAGTCACAGAGCCATTGTGAGAAGAGAGGTCAGGCAGACACCTCCGCAGAACTGACCAGGAGAAGAGAGCAAGACAAGAGAAACAGGAGTCAGACACATCCTCAGAACTGACCCGGACACAGGAGACAAGAGCAGTGTTATATTCAGACCAAGAAATGATGTAGTGAATATAAAACACAGTTTACATTTGTACCAATAGTACATCACATCGCAAAGCTTTCTGGGATACCACCTTAGACAAACAAACACTAAAgcaggggtggcgaacacgcggctctctgccaataggaatgcggCTCTTTGCCTCTCATCATATTTTCTATATATTATGGCTCTTTGCATCgtttcatgtttcacttattttttctctcttaaaacacattcaaatccacaagggcttattaaaacaaacaatagacaatatataaaaactgatttatcagctttttttacGCTGCGTCTGACACGTGACCGCTGGTCATCTGCGCGGGTTACGTCTAATCCcgcgaaaataagtaaacatttcatgtgcgtgcagactgttacccttgagtcaaaatgcaaaactaaatgaaaataagaatgaagatgcttacttttttattgaacggactggcaaatcactctgtttaatctgcaatactacaatatcacatttcaaggcttcaaatcttcagcgtcattttagcctctccaggctcatatggacaaggaattccccaaaggttctgaactacgcaagcacaaactgaacaccttgaaaaaacaggtaaaaagacagtctcaaatgtttcagcaattgaacaagcatggagaaactgtgacacttgcatcCTATAAAGTGGCGTGGAAGATTGCCCATGCTAAAAAATTATTATACAGGccctacatgtgtttctgaagtgtgttcagtagttgtgtgtcaaagagagacagagatgaagataaagagaaaatgtgtgtgtgtttgatagaGCGAgcgaaacagagagaggaagagatgcctgtgtgtgggtgtgtgtgtgtgtgtttgtgtttatatgtgtatgtggggggtatctgacctctgggtaggtgctgtgttaactctggctaagctgcatttgatgtgtgtgttgagggtggacacttatcttgaaatgaatagaagtacaatgcttgctgttgttttgtaaggagaggagtgttttatgggaagtaatgtgtgtgtgtgtgtgtgtgtgtgtgtgtgtgtgtctatctgtcttggcaggtcagtgTGTCGTGTGGCTCTTTGACTCTTACGGTTGAAAATTTCCAGTTGTTAACATTCTGAAATCTGAACACGTGCCATGAGCTGGTTCGTTTGTCTGAGGTCATGACTTAATCAGTAAAGTGGCCGATTCCGCAGACAGACTAATGACATTTGTCCTTTCTTTTGTAGTTTTAACATCACAAACCAAGACCCCTGAGATTACCTTGAAAGATTAAACCAAAATGTGATTAGAGTAGTTTGaatataaaagtgaaaatgaataaCACCTCCTTTAAAAGCATGTGTATACTAGGGTTGGCAAAAGTATTGAAGCATTAGTCAGTattctaatcaatactaaaatgagTATAGAAACTATATACGCATTTAAgtaaaaaagccacattcacaggaatgaaaactcaaatttgaaatgttagtatcatgacaacaccagtgtacacagggacgtctgttaaaaaaatgtaattagaagTAAAACAGCAGAGAAGAGTAGTGGGGCTGACCTGGACGACTGGGCACCAGCATGGAGGGGCAGTCCTCGTCCCGTAGCACCTGGGACACAGGCTGAAACACACAGCACA is a genomic window containing:
- the LOC117384721 gene encoding choline transporter-like protein 5-A, with product MAPHRYSPSSAVQSESSGTTSTYYGEPHAFDPSFRGPVRSRSCTDLLCCVLFVLVLLSYSLLGLVAWLHGDPRKVIHPTDSRGQFCGQPGTPNEDKLFLFYFNLLKCANPAILINLQCPTTQMCVSRCPSKFLTYSEVQQQQRLGLGRSSWEDYRHFCRAGFNKPLKPVSQVLRDEDCPSMLVPSRPVLRRCLPDLSSHNGSVTVANKTQFVDALEKARSVSELQEAARGITGLLDTREMGLKIMEDYAKSWFWILMGLLMALVVSLIFILVLRFTAGLLLWVTILAFILLLAYGIWVCVLELSRLRNSPGSEVTITELGLHTDLQLYLQLQQTWTLLLVCLGSAEVAVLLVLLFMRRRVRIAIALLREASKAIGRITSTLFYPVVTFILLTSCVAYWALTAVHLSSSGEAVYKVMAPDESCPQANSTCNPETFSRSSVHSAPSCAGAQCLFAFYGGETPFHRHLPLLQIANLIVFLWLLNFSLALEQCTLAGAFASYYWAQRRPQDLPPCPVYSSFSRALRYHIGSLAFGSLVLSLVQFVRILLEYLETKLKGLNNSVSHFVLCCLSCCFWCLDRFLRYMNHNAYIMVALYGKNFCTSARNAFFLLMRNVVRVAVVDRLTDVLLFLGKVLIAAAVGAVAFCFFTKKLPVLQDEVPQLNYYWVPLLTVVLGAYLIAHGFFSVYAMCVDTLFLCFCDDLERNDGSPERPYFMSPELHRILGKPH